From a single Bacillus gobiensis genomic region:
- a CDS encoding GIY-YIG nuclease family protein, which produces MLTEDELNWIRHVLSNYKPFEISPSYFYKMTTEIERNGNKGIVRKELDELRKKMIKVTPQELLEFRNKNVRERRGIYNFSGIYIIHNCVKDIYYVGQAERIFDRAYQHFVINAGNAEIYKDYSLGDEFSISLIPLENTSFSSLNELEDNAIRAYDSFKNGYNRMPGNIMDKHIFKNADYEKAANLILDKIKGTEVFLSLSNNRKRMNYTSSLFSELKLPRNIHFLLGFVKMIKEYQKAKK; this is translated from the coding sequence ATGCTAACAGAAGATGAACTAAATTGGATAAGGCATGTTTTAAGTAATTATAAACCTTTTGAAATATCGCCGTCATATTTTTATAAAATGACAACTGAAATTGAACGAAATGGGAATAAAGGAATTGTGAGAAAAGAGTTAGATGAACTAAGAAAAAAAATGATAAAAGTTACTCCACAAGAGTTGCTTGAATTTAGAAATAAAAATGTAAGAGAGAGACGAGGTATTTATAATTTCTCTGGTATTTATATCATACATAATTGTGTAAAAGATATTTATTACGTTGGACAAGCAGAAAGAATATTCGACAGGGCTTATCAGCACTTTGTTATAAATGCAGGAAATGCTGAAATATATAAGGATTATAGTTTAGGGGATGAATTTAGTATTAGTTTAATTCCTTTAGAGAATACATCATTTTCATCGCTAAATGAGTTAGAGGATAATGCAATAAGAGCTTATGATTCATTTAAAAATGGTTATAATAGAATGCCTGGTAATATAATGGATAAACATATTTTCAAAAATGCTGACTACGAAAAAGCTGCGAACTTAATATTAGATAAGATAAAAGGAACAGAAGTTTTTTTAAGCCTTTCAAATAATCGTAAGAGGATGAATTACACCAGCAGTTTATTTTCAGAACTTAAATTACCTCGCAATATACATTTTCTTCTTGGATTTGTTAAGATGATAAAAGAGTATCAAAAGGCTAAGAAATGA
- a CDS encoding tyrosine-type recombinase/integrase: protein MYNLYILISSDKFRYSPTEEELKRYYDVVWKAKNFQDMMIVKTLLYTGVRVSELINIQLIDVDFNYCQIRINKGKGSKDRIVPFPHSFKETLAMHADSMRKKHAIYLFESSWKKKYTDRGVRKILAKYSEEAGLAQSLSPHKLRHFLLTWLKKQGIDDALIQPYSGHESRKSLEVYSKLAITDAQQEYNEVINRFPI from the coding sequence ATGTACAACTTATATATACTAATTTCAAGTGATAAGTTCCGATACTCACCAACAGAAGAAGAACTAAAACGTTACTACGATGTGGTCTGGAAGGCGAAAAACTTTCAAGATATGATGATTGTCAAAACATTACTATATACGGGTGTTCGGGTAAGTGAATTAATCAATATTCAGCTAATCGATGTAGATTTCAACTACTGCCAGATCCGCATTAACAAAGGAAAAGGAAGCAAGGACCGTATTGTTCCTTTTCCTCATTCATTTAAAGAGACGCTCGCTATGCACGCTGATTCTATGAGGAAAAAGCATGCGATCTATTTGTTTGAATCCTCATGGAAGAAGAAATATACGGATCGAGGTGTTCGTAAAATATTGGCTAAATACTCAGAAGAAGCAGGGCTTGCCCAAAGCCTGTCGCCACACAAGCTACGTCACTTCCTATTAACTTGGTTGAAAAAGCAAGGAATCGATGATGCTTTGATTCAACCTTACTCAGGCCATGAAAGCAGAAAATCCTTGGAGGTCTACTCAAAGCTGGCTATTACAGATGCCCAACAAGAATATAACGAAGTAATCAATAGATTTCCAATTTAA
- a CDS encoding TetR/AcrR family transcriptional regulator produces the protein MIPARSSARQRLLDVASDLFYREGIRSISMDTIVERSGVSKATLYRHFPTKDDLIMAYLKEVDDHIWQHFDKAITQHEGSPKAQLMALIDATIELLTPEYYRGCPFLNAFTEFSEENHPAHKFSLEYNRTLRSLLSRLSQQAGVSDDGWTDQILMVINGAYSSIPVLGLEGSAVQLKTITTYLIDLHLPNVHEKL, from the coding sequence ATGATACCAGCACGTTCTTCCGCACGCCAGCGCTTACTGGATGTGGCTTCCGATTTGTTTTATCGTGAGGGCATCCGTTCAATTAGTATGGATACAATTGTTGAGCGATCTGGTGTAAGTAAGGCAACTCTTTATCGACATTTTCCAACCAAAGATGATTTAATTATGGCATATCTTAAGGAAGTCGATGATCACATTTGGCAACATTTTGATAAGGCTATCACTCAGCATGAAGGATCGCCAAAAGCACAGTTGATGGCATTGATTGACGCCACGATTGAATTATTAACGCCTGAATATTACCGGGGTTGTCCCTTTTTGAATGCATTTACAGAATTCTCTGAAGAAAATCATCCTGCGCACAAGTTTTCGTTAGAATACAATCGTACATTACGATCGCTATTGTCTCGTCTGAGCCAGCAGGCGGGTGTAAGTGATGATGGTTGGACAGATCAGATTCTGATGGTGATCAATGGAGCTTATTCTTCAATCCCGGTTCTAGGATTGGAGGGCTCTGCAGTCCAACTCAAAACAATTACAACATATCTGATTGACCTACATCTTCCGAATGTTCATGAGAAGCTTTAA
- a CDS encoding NAD(P)-dependent oxidoreductase: MSNVTVIGLGPMGTAIAQTLIQNGKSVTVWNRSSEKAKKLIQQGAILASSVASAVSASPVVIICVSNYDTTYKILDTDEVFSTLADRGIVQMSTGTPQEARDNEAWAHERGAKYLDGAILATPSQMGKADTPIFVSGAKDAFQQNEEVLKILAGNVSFMGEQVGAAAAWDLAVLSNMFGSMTGFFHGARIFESEGIPVDSLGSMIANISPILGQMVKYESEVIQKEDYKNPQSAIDMCMKTIKLFMEQAHEAGINNEFPTFAMGIFQKALDMGYGNEELGALIKVLR, encoded by the coding sequence ATGAGTAATGTTACAGTTATCGGTTTGGGTCCAATGGGTACAGCAATTGCCCAAACTTTGATTCAAAACGGTAAAAGCGTTACAGTCTGGAATCGATCAAGTGAGAAAGCTAAAAAACTAATTCAACAAGGCGCCATTTTAGCATCTAGTGTAGCGAGTGCGGTAAGCGCGAGTCCTGTGGTTATCATTTGTGTCAGCAACTACGATACTACGTATAAGATTTTGGATACTGACGAGGTTTTCTCAACTCTGGCTGATCGAGGCATCGTTCAGATGAGCACAGGTACACCCCAAGAAGCACGAGACAATGAAGCATGGGCACATGAGAGAGGTGCTAAATATCTAGATGGTGCCATCTTAGCAACTCCTAGCCAAATGGGGAAAGCGGATACCCCTATTTTTGTATCGGGTGCTAAAGATGCATTCCAGCAAAATGAAGAAGTTCTTAAGATTCTCGCGGGAAATGTAAGTTTTATGGGTGAGCAGGTAGGAGCTGCTGCTGCGTGGGATTTAGCTGTGCTTTCAAATATGTTTGGTTCAATGACAGGTTTCTTTCATGGTGCAAGAATCTTTGAATCGGAGGGAATTCCAGTCGATTCTCTAGGATCAATGATTGCGAATATCTCACCTATTCTAGGACAGATGGTTAAGTATGAGAGTGAGGTTATTCAAAAAGAAGATTATAAGAATCCTCAAAGTGCTATCGATATGTGTATGAAAACAATCAAATTATTTATGGAACAAGCTCATGAAGCTGGAATTAACAATGAATTTCCAACGTTCGCCATGGGGATTTTTCAGAAGGCCTTGGACATGGGCTACGGAAACGAGGAACTCGGCGCCCTCATCAAGGTACTACGGTAA
- a CDS encoding NAD(P)H oxidoreductase — MKVLTVVSHPRQDSLTFAVAKRFEQGLKDAGHETEILDLHRIGFDPVLWEADEPDWLKKNQTFSPEVEREIARMKEHDALAYIYPLWWYSMPAMLMGYIERVWNYGFAYGTSKLHHGRVLWLILAGASPEQLAKRGYDKMIEHFQNISLANYAGIENSKVEFLYETLKRDPEHIKSLLDQAYNQGFNYAND; from the coding sequence ATGAAAGTGCTGACAGTCGTTTCACACCCAAGGCAGGATTCTTTAACCTTTGCAGTTGCAAAGCGTTTTGAGCAAGGTTTAAAAGACGCAGGACATGAGACAGAAATATTGGACTTACATCGCATTGGTTTTGACCCTGTATTGTGGGAGGCTGACGAGCCAGATTGGTTAAAGAAAAACCAAACATTCTCTCCAGAGGTAGAGAGGGAAATCGCACGCATGAAGGAACATGATGCATTAGCTTATATTTATCCACTCTGGTGGTACAGTATGCCTGCCATGCTAATGGGGTATATCGAGCGGGTGTGGAACTATGGGTTTGCATATGGAACGAGCAAACTGCATCACGGGCGTGTACTGTGGCTGATTTTAGCAGGAGCATCGCCTGAACAATTAGCAAAAAGAGGATACGATAAGATGATCGAACATTTTCAAAATATAAGTTTAGCTAACTATGCGGGAATTGAAAATTCAAAAGTTGAATTTTTATATGAAACGTTAAAGAGAGATCCTGAACATATTAAAAGTTTGTTAGACCAAGCTTATAATCAGGGGTTTAATTACGCTAACGATTAA
- a CDS encoding TetR/AcrR family transcriptional regulator — protein MSSSNNLSNDDKLLLAAIDLMAEKGYNGVSTQEIATVAGLSEKTLFRRFGSKQNLLETAFDRFHYADEITKLFNEKLVWDLQTDLLLISRTYHEIMNRNRKMIMISLKEEGNLPGFRERTQKHPRQLLEILTNYFMAMYEKGKLIRTDPELQALSFMMLNFGAFMNNLDSNDNFPTVSLEAFIMKSVQTFTRALTP, from the coding sequence ATGAGCAGCAGTAATAATTTAAGCAACGATGATAAGCTGCTGTTGGCAGCGATTGATCTAATGGCGGAGAAAGGCTACAATGGTGTATCTACCCAGGAAATCGCTACTGTGGCAGGTTTGAGTGAAAAAACGCTGTTTCGCCGATTTGGAAGCAAACAAAACCTTCTCGAAACGGCGTTTGACCGTTTTCATTATGCCGATGAGATAACAAAACTTTTTAACGAAAAGCTCGTATGGGATTTGCAAACAGATTTGCTCCTGATCAGTCGAACATATCATGAAATTATGAATCGTAACCGGAAAATGATTATGATCAGCCTCAAGGAGGAAGGTAATTTACCCGGGTTTAGAGAAAGAACACAAAAACATCCTCGACAATTGCTAGAAATTTTGACCAATTACTTTATGGCTATGTACGAAAAAGGAAAGCTGATTCGAACGGACCCAGAGCTACAGGCGTTGTCGTTCATGATGCTGAATTTCGGGGCTTTTATGAACAACCTGGATTCCAATGATAACTTTCCAACCGTGTCCCTAGAGGCATTTATAATGAAGAGTGTGCAAACATTCACTAGGGCTTTAACTCCCTAG
- a CDS encoding MFS transporter — translation MEKEVSQQTGEKLMRIVMFTLVLSAMSVLMFNFVLPEISIAFDLTTAQVSWVTSSYALIYGIGTVIYGKLADRYKLKNLLTFGLLFFAFGSLIGLASQTFWMLLVGRCLQAVGAAAIPATAMIIPLRYFPPEQRGSAMGTAFVGLALGSALGPVISALIVSVAHWRWLFCIPLFILITLPFYRKNLGEEQGDPGKLDWVGGGFLAITLTLLLLGVTSGTWWFTIGGLLALALFIARIRSVSDPFVQPGLFTNKSYTLRLTIAFLISGIGFSLYFLSPLLLAHVHQLPPSWIGFAMVPAAVASAILGKKGGKLADLKGNSYLYFVASGLLLTCFILLSTFTGISPVFIAIFLIFGNVGQTFMMIAMSNSISMTLPKEQDGVGMGLLSMLNFIAGGMASGVYSKVVDLGSDVHWNPANIYPNGIIYSNIFLVLAALHLGILLFYYFQFGRAKRKSIQLEG, via the coding sequence ATGGAAAAGGAGGTATCTCAACAAACAGGAGAGAAATTAATGCGTATTGTGATGTTCACACTTGTCCTTTCAGCAATGAGCGTATTGATGTTCAACTTCGTACTTCCCGAAATTAGTATAGCGTTTGATCTTACTACTGCTCAGGTAAGCTGGGTCACTTCATCGTATGCTTTGATTTACGGGATAGGAACGGTCATTTACGGAAAGCTGGCAGACCGATACAAGCTCAAAAATTTGCTAACGTTTGGATTGTTATTTTTTGCTTTCGGTTCACTGATTGGCCTCGCCTCCCAAACTTTCTGGATGTTGCTTGTCGGAAGGTGCTTGCAGGCAGTAGGAGCTGCTGCTATCCCAGCAACAGCTATGATTATTCCATTGCGCTATTTTCCTCCTGAGCAGAGAGGTTCAGCTATGGGTACAGCGTTCGTAGGTTTGGCTCTTGGCAGTGCTCTTGGTCCAGTTATTTCTGCATTAATTGTAAGTGTCGCGCATTGGCGCTGGTTATTCTGTATCCCTCTCTTCATTTTAATTACGTTGCCCTTTTATCGTAAAAATTTGGGGGAAGAGCAGGGGGATCCCGGTAAACTTGACTGGGTTGGTGGTGGTTTTCTGGCTATTACATTAACCTTGCTTCTTCTTGGCGTTACGAGTGGAACGTGGTGGTTTACTATTGGCGGATTACTTGCTTTAGCGCTGTTCATAGCACGAATTCGTTCCGTTTCCGATCCGTTTGTTCAACCTGGGCTTTTTACAAATAAGAGCTATACTCTCAGACTAACGATAGCTTTTCTAATAAGCGGAATTGGTTTTTCCCTTTATTTTCTTAGTCCATTGCTTTTGGCTCATGTACATCAGTTGCCACCTAGCTGGATCGGTTTTGCGATGGTTCCTGCTGCAGTAGCCTCGGCAATACTTGGGAAAAAAGGTGGTAAACTAGCAGACTTGAAAGGGAATTCGTATCTCTACTTTGTTGCATCTGGATTGTTATTGACCTGTTTTATTTTACTTTCAACCTTCACTGGAATATCTCCAGTATTCATTGCTATCTTTTTGATTTTCGGTAATGTCGGGCAAACCTTTATGATGATTGCTATGTCCAATTCAATCTCTATGACCTTGCCAAAGGAACAGGATGGAGTGGGAATGGGACTTTTATCGATGCTGAATTTCATTGCAGGAGGAATGGCTTCAGGGGTTTACAGTAAGGTGGTGGATCTTGGCTCTGATGTTCATTGGAACCCGGCAAATATCTATCCAAACGGTATCATTTACAGCAATATATTTCTCGTTCTAGCTGCTTTGCATTTAGGCATTCTGTTGTTTTACTATTTTCAGTTTGGCAGAGCAAAGAGAAAAAGCATCCAGTTAGAAGGCTGA
- a CDS encoding FMN-dependent NADH-azoreductase, whose translation MTTTLFVKANNRQGSVTGKLYDAFLESYRASHPNDSVTELDLYKETLPYLGDVMISGNFKSSQGMELTLEEKAVHDIVTKHLEQFIATDKLVIAFPLWNLTVPAVLHSYLDYMHHPRKTFKYTAEGLVGLLPDKKVALLNARGGVYAEGDSSEMAVSFVKNHLNVFGITDITTIVIEGHNQFPDQSEAIIEEGFRKASQAAKTF comes from the coding sequence ATGACAACAACTTTATTTGTTAAAGCGAACAATCGTCAAGGATCTGTTACTGGGAAATTATATGATGCATTTTTGGAAAGCTATAGAGCATCCCATCCAAATGATTCGGTGACTGAACTCGATTTGTATAAAGAAACATTGCCTTATTTAGGTGATGTTATGATTAGTGGAAATTTCAAATCGTCTCAGGGAATGGAACTCACACTGGAAGAGAAGGCGGTACATGATATTGTTACTAAGCATCTAGAACAGTTTATCGCAACTGATAAATTGGTCATTGCTTTTCCACTTTGGAACTTAACTGTTCCTGCCGTTCTACACTCCTATCTGGATTATATGCATCACCCGCGTAAAACATTTAAGTATACAGCTGAAGGCTTAGTAGGTCTATTACCTGATAAGAAAGTGGCTTTATTGAACGCAAGAGGCGGGGTATACGCAGAAGGGGATTCTTCTGAAATGGCTGTAAGTTTTGTTAAGAATCATTTGAACGTTTTTGGTATTACAGACATTACAACGATAGTTATTGAAGGGCACAATCAATTTCCTGACCAAAGTGAAGCTATTATTGAGGAAGGTTTTCGGAAAGCATCTCAAGCTGCAAAAACATTTTGA
- a CDS encoding luciferase domain-containing protein, with protein MLLESLRQELLSWNGVSEHPHRFGGVEFRYKNKELGHLHGENLVDFPFPKLVRDELIQARLADPHHVLPNSGWVSFWIKGEQDIPHLLKLFKMQYDRITKK; from the coding sequence ATGTTACTTGAATCATTAAGACAGGAGCTTCTTAGCTGGAATGGTGTTAGCGAGCATCCACATCGGTTTGGAGGAGTGGAATTTCGCTATAAAAATAAAGAATTAGGTCATTTGCATGGCGAAAACCTTGTTGACTTTCCTTTTCCTAAATTGGTTAGAGATGAACTCATTCAAGCAAGACTAGCGGACCCACATCATGTTCTTCCCAATTCGGGCTGGGTAAGTTTTTGGATCAAAGGGGAGCAAGATATTCCTCATTTATTAAAGTTGTTCAAAATGCAATATGACAGAATCACTAAAAAGTGA
- a CDS encoding NAD(P)H-dependent oxidoreductase has product MIGTESKKQEILKAYQFRHACKVFDTNKKISDEDFHFILETGRLSPSSVGLEPWKFVVIQDAALREKLKPVSGGAQGQLPTASHFVVILARRKEGLRHDSVHVVKMMKDIHHMPEEVVQNLSGFYKSFVETELEDNDRLIFEWASKQTYIALGNMMTAAAQIGIDSCPIEGFDKKQVTAILQNEGIIDGNDFGVACMVAFGYRKEDPKRPKARQNLNEIVEWR; this is encoded by the coding sequence ATGATAGGAACTGAAAGTAAAAAACAGGAAATTTTAAAAGCTTACCAGTTCAGACATGCTTGCAAGGTATTTGATACCAACAAAAAGATTTCGGATGAAGATTTTCACTTTATTTTGGAGACAGGTAGGTTGTCTCCAAGTTCAGTTGGTTTGGAGCCGTGGAAGTTTGTCGTGATCCAGGATGCAGCGCTTCGCGAAAAATTAAAACCTGTATCTGGCGGTGCCCAGGGACAACTTCCTACTGCCAGCCATTTTGTAGTTATATTGGCCAGAAGAAAAGAAGGCTTAAGGCATGATTCCGTTCACGTGGTCAAAATGATGAAAGACATTCACCATATGCCGGAAGAAGTTGTACAAAATCTTTCTGGTTTCTATAAATCCTTCGTCGAAACAGAACTCGAAGATAATGACCGTCTCATTTTTGAATGGGCAAGCAAACAAACATATATAGCATTAGGAAACATGATGACAGCTGCGGCTCAGATCGGTATTGATTCCTGTCCAATAGAAGGTTTTGATAAAAAGCAGGTGACCGCTATTTTGCAAAATGAGGGTATCATTGACGGCAACGATTTCGGTGTAGCTTGTATGGTCGCTTTCGGATATCGGAAAGAGGATCCCAAACGTCCAAAAGCAAGACAAAATCTCAATGAAATTGTTGAGTGGCGATAA